In Oryza brachyantha chromosome 2, ObraRS2, whole genome shotgun sequence, a single window of DNA contains:
- the LOC102720018 gene encoding tetraspanin-2-like, with protein MAVSNNITACVTLMALICAVPVIASGVWFASAQGEECARLARWPVAILGGLILLAALAGFVGAYWNRRRLLAFYLFAMASLIALLVALLVFAFAVTRGSGAYPVVGRAYDEYHLDGFSMWLRGYVSDDPARWERIKACLVVSDTCKKLARQAGFLTADQFYQSHLSPLQSGCCKPPAVCGYNYVSPTVWAGPAARPAADPDCAVWGNDPSQLCYECESCRAGLLAALRDQWRRANIALVVAAVALVFLYLVGCSAYKNAHAEALFRRYKW; from the exons ATGGCGGTGAGCAACAACATCACGGCGTGCGTGACGCTGATGGCGCTGATCTGCGCCGTCCCGGTGATCGCGTCGGGCGTTTGGTTCGCCTCGGCCCAGGGGGAGGAGTGCGCGCGCCTCGCGCGGTGGCCCGTCGCCATCCTGGGCGGCCtcatcctcctcgccgcgctcgccggctTCGTCGGCGCCTACTggaaccgccgccgcctcctcgccttcTACCTCTTCGCCATGGCGTCGCTCATCGCCCTCCTCGTCGCGCTCCTCGTCTTCGCCTTCGCCGTCACCCGCGGCTCCGGCGCCTACCCGGTTGTCGGCCGCGCCTACGACGAGTACCACCTCGACGGCTTCTCCATGTGGCTCCGCGGCTACGTCTCCGACGACCCCGCGCGGTGGGAGCGCATCAAGGCCTGCCTCGTCGTCTCCGACACCTGCAAGAAGCTCGCCCGCCAGGCCGGCTTCCTCACCGCCGACCAGTTCTACCAGTCTCACCTCTCGCCACTCCAG TCTGGGTGCTGCAAGCCGCCGGCGGTGTGCGGGTACAACTACGTGAGCCCGACGGTGTGGgcggggccggcggcgcggccggcggcggaccCGGACTGCGCGGTGTGGGGGAACGACCCGTCGCAGCTGTGCTACGAGTGCGAGTCCTGCCGCGcgggcctcctcgccgcgctccgcgACCAGTGGCGCCGCGCCAACatcgccctcgtcgtcgccgccgtcgccctcgtcTTCCTCTACCTCGTCGGCTGCAGCGCCTACAAGAACGCCCATGCCGAAGCCCTCTTCCGCCGCTACAAGTGGTAG
- the LOC107303502 gene encoding CASP-like protein 2D1, which produces MTTNGERSGVAAAAGRKEEVAARPFRLAELGLRLCAGPLAVASLWEMATNKQVDATYGEVSFSDVSGFRYLVCINAITAAYSVASILLSSFKFITRFDWLIFLLDQASAYLLLTSASAAAEVVYLAREGDREASWGEVCSYFGRFCGGATVSVALNAAALLCFMALSLISAFRVFTKFAPPSPPSSEPDQLAEEQGKQ; this is translated from the exons ATGACGACGAACGGGGAGAGAAGCggcgtggcagcggcggctgggaggaaggaggaggtggcggcgcggccgttCAGGCTCGCGGAGCTGGGGCTCCGGCTGTGCGCGgggccgctcgccgtcgcgtcgctgtGGGAGATGGCCACCAACAAGCAGGTGGACGCGACCTACGGCGAGGTCAGCTTCTCCGACGTCTCCGGCTTCag GTATTTGGTCTGCATCAACGCCATCACGGCTGCGTACTCGGTGGCCTCCATTCTGCTGTCATCCTTCAAGTTCATCACTCGCTTTGATTGGCTCATTTTCCTCCTGGACCAG GCGTCGGCGTACCTGCTGCtgacgtcggcgtcggcggcggcggaggtggtgtaCCTGGCGCGGGAGGGCGACCGGGAGGCGTCGTGGGGGGAGGTGTGCTCCTACTTCGGCCGCttctgcggcggcgccaccgtgTCCGTGGCGCTgaacgccgccgcgctgctctgCTTCATGGCGCTCTCCCTCATCTCCGCCTTTAGGGTCTTCACCAAGTTCGCCccgccttctcctccctcctctgaaCCCGACCAGCTCGCGGAGGAGCAAGGCAAGCAGTAG
- the LOC102707095 gene encoding cytokinin dehydrogenase 6-like, with protein sequence MAGRCLIAFLITASCLSVSVSGQLPGDLFALGVASRLRVDGNSTKLGSILEQLTFEEGFVFTKDVTYVQFLDRVMEEERALRSIGTWDVPHPWLNLFVPRSRILDFDSGVLKGVFAGANPIGVILMNMWDERMMAVAGNDDVFYVIGLLRSAVALGDVEHLERENEAVLAFCHNEGIGCKQYLPHYLSLDGWQHHFGAKWSRVTELKAMYDPHGILSSGQRIFSSSVLVALVAM encoded by the exons ATGGCGGGAAGGTGTTTGATCGCGTTCTTGATCACGGCGAGCTGCCTgtccgtctccgtctccggtCAGCTTCCCGGTGATCTCTTCGCGCTCGGTGTGGCCTCGAGGCTCCGCGTGGACGGCAATTCGACG AAACTAGGGTCAATACTAGAGCAGCTCACCTTTGAGGAAGGTTTTGTGTTCACAAAGGATGTCACCTACGTACAATTCCTTGATCGTGTGATGGAGGAGGAAAGAGCACTCCGATCGATCGGCACGTGGGACGTGCCACACCCATGGCTGAACCTCTTTGTGCCCAGATCACGCATCCTTGACTTTGACTCTGGCGTGCTCAAGGGTGTCTTTGCTGGTGCCAATCCTATCGGTGTCATCCTCAT GAACATGTGGGACGAGCGTATGATGGCGGTGGCTGGCAATGACGATGTGTTCTATGTCATAGGGCTACTCCGGTCGGCGGTGGCTCTTGGAGATGTGGAGCATCTAGAAAGGGAGAATGAGGCGGTTCTAGCATTCTGCCATAATGAGGGCATTGGGTGTAAACAATATCTGCCACACTATTTATCGCTGGATGGATGGCAACACCACTTTGGGGCCAAATGGAGTAGGGTTACTGAGCTAAAGGCGATGTATGACCCACATGGGATACTATCATCAGGGCAAAGGATTTTCTCTTCATCGGTGCTGGTGGCATTAGTGGCTATGTGA